In a single window of the Planctomycetia bacterium genome:
- a CDS encoding glycosyltransferase family 2 protein, which translates to MKLIVQIPCLNEEATLPATLRDIPRQIPGIDKVEILIIDDGCTDRTLEVAKEMGVEHVLKFPGNRGLGHAFSGGMDYCLRHGADIIVNTDGDNQYFGGDIPRLVQPILEGRAHMTIGDREPEKVAHFSFIKKKMQTLGSKVVSFLAGMPVPDVASGFRAYSREAAMRLVCSTDFDHTVDHAIQAGRKRLITISMPIRTNEKLRESRLFSNIGVFITRSVGIMVRVYSSYQAMKIFTIAGLTTFGLGFVIGLRFLYYFFFTEEHDLHVQSLILSAVLLLAGFQMILTGIVADLINSTRAIVEDVSYRLRRVEDQKSRSD; encoded by the coding sequence ATGAAGCTGATCGTGCAAATCCCCTGTCTGAACGAGGAAGCCACGCTCCCCGCGACCCTGCGCGACATCCCGCGGCAGATTCCCGGCATCGACAAGGTCGAAATTCTCATCATCGACGACGGCTGCACCGACCGCACCCTGGAGGTCGCCAAAGAGATGGGCGTCGAGCACGTCCTCAAGTTTCCCGGCAATCGCGGGCTGGGGCATGCCTTCTCCGGCGGCATGGACTACTGCCTGCGCCACGGCGCCGACATCATCGTCAACACCGACGGTGACAATCAGTACTTCGGCGGCGACATCCCGCGTCTGGTCCAGCCGATCCTCGAGGGTCGGGCCCACATGACCATCGGCGACCGCGAGCCGGAAAAGGTCGCCCACTTTTCATTCATCAAAAAGAAGATGCAGACGCTCGGCAGCAAGGTGGTGAGCTTCCTCGCCGGCATGCCGGTGCCCGACGTGGCCAGCGGCTTCCGCGCCTACAGCCGCGAGGCGGCCATGCGGCTCGTCTGTTCAACCGACTTTGATCACACGGTGGATCACGCCATTCAGGCGGGGCGAAAGCGGCTGATCACCATCAGCATGCCGATCAGGACCAACGAGAAACTCCGCGAGAGCCGGCTGTTCTCCAACATCGGCGTCTTCATCACCCGGTCGGTCGGCATCATGGTGCGCGTCTATTCGTCGTACCAGGCGATGAAAATCTTCACCATCGCGGGCCTCACGACCTTCGGCCTCGGCTTCGTCATCGGCCTGCGGTTTCTCTATTACTTCTTCTTCACCGAAGAACACGACCTGCACGTCCAGTCGCTCATCCTCTCCGCCGTCCTGCTATTAGCGGGTTTCCAGATGATCCTCACCGGCATCGTCGCCGACCTCATTAACTCAACCCGCGCGATTGTCGAAGATGTGTCCTACCGCCTTCGCCGCGTGGAAGATCAGAAGTCGCGGTCTGATTGA
- a CDS encoding ABC-F family ATP-binding cassette domain-containing protein: protein MAAVALQNIFKSFGGNEVLSGVTLDLHKGEKVGLIGANGSGKTTLFRLITGNEPPDMGTVTISSGTTIGYLPQEPNLTPGARLIDVVSSVFDDHRALESQIAELSHAISDAHGTADEPALMEKYDRLRARFEAAGGYDYEIRMREVLGGLSFSPDEYAQLVEQLSGGQKCRAALARLLLSNSDFLLLDEPTNHLDIDATRWLEKYLAGYHGGAVIISHDRYLLDRVVTKIIEVEDHKTEVYPTNYTNYAQAKRIRQLQAVRDYEKQSAWLAHQRDYIAKVKFAKDSAKQARGRQKYLDRMEADGRILGKPKSDAAKLKLQFGKQVGGGDMVIRCEKAGKAFGDLVLIRDLDFEMTRGEKIGIIGPNGVGKTTLLRMLLGQTPTTSGTVRLFQNLTVGYYDQEHRDLDASLTVIEAVRQVRPEIREAEARSYLALFLFRGDSVFKRVGSLSGGEQSRVLLARLVWQSPQVLILDEPTNHLDIPAREALEESLTLFPGSILMVSHDRYFLDRVAERLLVLPERGKHELVAGNWSTYASLLAQREEVARAEKERERAAAREAAQRRASQGGSSSGSRPKSRSKYAAKRIEDLESQIIEQETRLKDLEASFANPVLMKDAARSKQLHEEYHALKASLDELNTEWEAAVDAGS from the coding sequence ATGGCTGCGGTCGCGCTTCAGAACATCTTCAAGTCATTCGGCGGAAATGAAGTCCTTTCCGGCGTAACGCTCGATTTGCACAAGGGCGAGAAGGTCGGCCTCATCGGGGCCAACGGCAGCGGCAAGACCACGCTCTTTCGCCTGATCACCGGCAACGAGCCGCCCGACATGGGGACGGTGACCATCTCCAGCGGAACGACCATCGGCTACCTGCCGCAGGAACCGAATCTCACGCCCGGCGCGCGGCTAATCGACGTCGTGTCGAGCGTCTTTGATGACCACCGCGCGCTGGAGTCGCAGATCGCCGAGTTGTCCCACGCCATCAGCGACGCCCACGGCACCGCCGACGAACCGGCGCTCATGGAAAAGTACGACCGGCTTCGCGCCCGTTTCGAGGCGGCCGGCGGTTATGACTATGAGATCCGCATGCGCGAGGTGCTCGGGGGCCTTTCGTTCTCGCCGGATGAGTATGCCCAACTCGTCGAGCAGCTTTCCGGCGGACAGAAGTGCCGCGCGGCGCTGGCGCGGCTGCTGCTCTCGAATTCCGACTTCCTGCTGCTTGACGAGCCGACGAACCATCTCGACATCGACGCCACGCGCTGGCTGGAAAAGTACCTCGCCGGCTATCACGGCGGAGCGGTCATCATCTCCCATGACCGCTACCTGCTCGACCGTGTCGTCACCAAGATCATTGAGGTCGAGGACCACAAGACCGAGGTCTATCCGACCAATTACACGAACTACGCCCAGGCCAAGCGCATTCGTCAGCTTCAGGCGGTGCGCGACTACGAGAAGCAGTCCGCATGGCTGGCACACCAGCGCGATTACATCGCCAAGGTGAAATTCGCCAAGGACTCCGCCAAGCAGGCCCGCGGTCGGCAGAAATATCTGGATCGCATGGAGGCCGACGGCAGGATACTGGGGAAGCCCAAGAGTGACGCGGCGAAGCTGAAACTTCAGTTCGGCAAACAGGTCGGCGGTGGCGACATGGTCATCCGCTGCGAAAAGGCCGGCAAGGCGTTCGGCGATCTGGTGCTCATCCGCGATCTGGACTTTGAGATGACCCGGGGTGAGAAAATCGGCATCATCGGGCCCAACGGTGTCGGCAAGACGACACTGCTGCGGATGCTCCTGGGGCAGACGCCCACGACGAGCGGAACCGTCCGGCTGTTCCAGAATCTCACCGTCGGCTACTACGACCAGGAGCATCGCGACCTTGATGCGTCGCTGACGGTGATTGAGGCGGTTCGGCAGGTTCGACCCGAGATCAGGGAGGCTGAGGCCCGGTCGTATCTCGCGTTGTTTCTGTTTCGAGGGGATTCGGTATTCAAGCGGGTGGGTTCGCTTTCCGGCGGTGAGCAGTCACGCGTCCTGCTGGCGCGACTGGTCTGGCAGAGTCCGCAAGTGCTCATTCTGGACGAGCCGACCAACCATCTGGACATTCCGGCGCGTGAGGCACTGGAAGAATCGCTGACATTGTTTCCCGGCAGCATCCTGATGGTCAGTCACGATCGCTACTTTCTCGATCGCGTCGCGGAGCGGCTCCTGGTGCTGCCCGAGCGAGGAAAGCACGAACTTGTCGCCGGGAATTGGTCAACCTACGCGAGCCTGCTGGCGCAGCGCGAAGAGGTTGCCCGTGCGGAGAAGGAGCGTGAGCGGGCAGCGGCCCGTGAGGCGGCGCAGCGCCGCGCGTCACAGGGCGGTTCCTCATCGGGGTCACGGCCTAAGTCGCGGTCGAAGTACGCGGCCAAGCGGATAGAGGATTTGGAGTCGCAGATCATCGAGCAGGAGACGCGACTCAAGGATTTGGAGGCGTCGTTCGCCAATCCGGTTCTGATGAAGGACGCGGCACGGTCGAAGCAACTTCACGAAGAGTATCACGCGCTGAAGGCGTCGCTCGACGAACTGAACACCGAATGGGAAGCGGCGGTCGATGCCGGGTCGTGA
- a CDS encoding efflux RND transporter periplasmic adaptor subunit → MARIIPLFLFAAALTGSCDSSHKAPPPSREPPVVSIAKPLQIDYQPYADFTGRLAAVEEVEVRPRVGGFLEKVNFQVGSDVGAGDVLFVIDARPFQAEVDRAAAEVSRAESAFKQSEIEYKRIEDLYQKESATQIEFDRLMAARDMAKAELAAANAALARAQLDLEWTRVTAPISGRVSRNFVDAGNLVQGGVGIGTLLTRIVTMDPIFVYLDVDEQTMLRCQRKIREGKMETYREGIVPVSLELANEQGYPHEGGVDFVDNRVDADTGTLRIRGRFDNPKRILGPGMFARVRLFIGELQRSLSVSERAIGFDQGERFLLVVNAKNEVEYRRIKIGGLEEDMRIIMEGVAPDDWVIVNGLQRVRPGVKVTPQKVNMRTFAPVESPSAPDPAKAASPAITSQPVSENN, encoded by the coding sequence ATGGCACGCATCATCCCGCTTTTCCTTTTCGCGGCCGCCCTGACGGGGTCCTGCGACAGTTCGCACAAGGCTCCTCCCCCTTCGCGAGAGCCTCCGGTCGTCAGCATCGCAAAGCCGCTTCAGATCGACTATCAGCCGTATGCCGATTTCACGGGCCGATTAGCCGCGGTCGAAGAAGTCGAGGTGCGGCCGCGCGTCGGTGGATTTCTGGAAAAGGTCAATTTTCAGGTAGGCAGCGACGTCGGCGCGGGAGATGTCCTGTTCGTGATCGACGCGCGACCATTCCAGGCCGAAGTGGATCGCGCCGCCGCGGAGGTGTCTCGAGCTGAATCGGCATTCAAGCAAAGCGAGATTGAATACAAACGCATTGAAGACTTGTATCAAAAGGAATCCGCGACGCAGATAGAGTTTGACCGTCTCATGGCGGCGCGCGACATGGCCAAGGCCGAATTGGCCGCCGCGAATGCCGCGCTGGCCAGGGCTCAGCTTGACCTCGAATGGACGAGGGTCACGGCACCCATCTCGGGCAGGGTCAGTCGCAATTTCGTCGATGCCGGCAACCTCGTCCAGGGCGGAGTTGGTATCGGCACCCTGCTGACGCGGATCGTGACCATGGACCCGATTTTCGTCTATCTCGATGTGGATGAGCAGACCATGCTGAGGTGCCAGAGGAAAATTCGCGAGGGAAAGATGGAGACCTACCGCGAGGGCATCGTTCCCGTTTCACTCGAACTTGCCAATGAGCAAGGATACCCGCACGAGGGCGGTGTCGACTTCGTCGATAACCGGGTTGATGCCGATACCGGTACCCTTCGCATTCGCGGGCGATTCGACAATCCGAAGCGGATTCTGGGTCCGGGTATGTTTGCCCGCGTTCGTCTCTTCATCGGAGAACTCCAGAGGTCGCTTTCTGTGTCGGAGCGCGCGATCGGCTTCGATCAGGGCGAGCGTTTTCTGCTCGTCGTCAACGCGAAAAATGAGGTGGAGTACCGCCGAATCAAGATAGGCGGCCTCGAAGAGGACATGCGCATCATTATGGAAGGGGTGGCTCCGGATGACTGGGTCATCGTCAATGGCCTGCAAAGGGTACGCCCCGGCGTCAAAGTCACACCGCAGAAAGTGAACATGCGGACGTTTGCTCCGGTCGAGAGCCCGTCCGCGCCAGACCCGGCGAAGGCCGCATCGCCCGCAATTACCAGCCAACCTGTGTCGGAAAACAACTAG
- a CDS encoding multidrug efflux RND transporter permease subunit: MFARFFIDRPVFAAVISIVITIAGLVALFTLPVAQYPEITPPTIHVSCVYPGASAQVVADTVAAPIEQQVNGVENMLYMSSQCTNDGTYRLTVTFEVGVNLDMAQVLVQNRVSQALPMLPSEVTAIGVTTKKRSPNILLAVNIYSPDQRFDQLYLSNYATIQVKDELARIEGVGDVSFLGQQDYSMRLWLDPDRMAERRLTASDIVAALREQNIQVAAGQIGQPPVPAGQEFQYVMTTLGRLVEAEQFGEIIVKTGDSGQVTRLRDIARMELGARNQDQSATLDGKPSVGLAIFQLPGSNALSTSDAIREKMEELSRQFPVGLEYAIVYDTTPFVRESIHEVVIAMRDAIILVAIVVIVFLQNWRSTLIPLLAVPVSLIGTFGLMAVAGFSLNNLTLFGLVLAVGIVVDDAIVVVENVERWIESGLSPKEASYKAMNEVTGAIIAIAFGLSAVFIPTAFVSGITGQFYRQFALTIATSTLISALVSLTLSPALTAIMLKPEGAKRDILSRIIDLVLGWFFRGFNRTFDWTTHTYTRLVRRCMRASVIAMLVYFGLLGATYYGFTHVPTGFIPNQDKGYLLINVQLPDSASIERTRSVLARVEQIARETPGVKHSVGVSGQSFLLNANGSNFASMFAVLDSFHNRNSQELSADAIANQLRRRYFAEIQEAMVSIFGAPPVDGLGNAEGFKIMIEDRGGAGLPALQAQADNVVTVGNQQPGLVGLFTQFRADTPQLYVDIDRTKCKTLGVPLDEVFNTLQVFLGGYYVNDFNRFGRTWQVNLQAAGPFRADPEDVKKLKVRNGAGDMVPIGTLATVRDSSGPVLITRYNMYPAATINGASMPGYSSGEAISTMEAIAGSELHRSVSFEWTELTLIEILAGNTAIFIFPLCVLFVFLTHSAEYESFALPLGIIMIVPMSMLCALIGVSLRGMDNNIFTQIAFIVLAGLACKNAVLIIEFAKQQHDAGMSVFESAAEAARLRLRPIFMTSFTFVLGVVPLMIATGAGHEMRQTLGTAVFSGMLGVTLFGIFLTPVFYFVIQSAALKLRPGHAHGPVESSEPPEVDGATNHSE; encoded by the coding sequence GTGTTTGCGAGGTTTTTCATAGACCGACCGGTCTTCGCTGCCGTCATTTCGATCGTGATCACGATCGCAGGCCTGGTGGCGCTGTTCACGCTGCCTGTCGCACAGTATCCGGAGATCACCCCCCCGACGATTCATGTGTCCTGCGTTTATCCCGGGGCCAGCGCTCAGGTGGTGGCGGATACAGTGGCCGCGCCCATCGAGCAGCAAGTCAACGGTGTCGAGAACATGCTTTACATGTCCTCGCAGTGCACCAATGACGGCACTTACAGACTGACTGTCACTTTTGAAGTAGGCGTGAACCTGGACATGGCCCAGGTCCTGGTGCAGAACCGAGTTTCTCAGGCGCTGCCCATGCTGCCGAGTGAAGTGACCGCCATCGGCGTGACGACGAAGAAGCGATCGCCGAATATCCTCCTTGCAGTCAACATTTACTCGCCGGATCAGCGATTTGATCAGCTCTATTTAAGCAACTACGCGACGATTCAGGTGAAGGATGAACTGGCCCGCATCGAGGGGGTGGGCGATGTTTCCTTTCTCGGTCAGCAGGACTACAGCATGCGGCTGTGGCTCGATCCCGATCGCATGGCCGAGCGCAGGCTGACGGCGTCCGACATCGTTGCGGCACTTCGCGAACAGAATATCCAAGTGGCCGCCGGGCAGATCGGTCAGCCGCCGGTGCCGGCTGGTCAGGAGTTTCAGTACGTCATGACCACGCTCGGCCGCCTGGTTGAGGCCGAACAATTCGGCGAAATCATCGTGAAGACAGGCGACTCCGGGCAGGTGACGAGGCTCCGTGACATCGCCCGAATGGAGCTCGGCGCCCGAAACCAGGATCAAAGCGCGACCCTCGATGGCAAGCCCTCGGTAGGACTGGCGATATTCCAGTTACCCGGCTCCAACGCGCTGTCCACGTCAGACGCCATCCGGGAAAAGATGGAGGAGCTGTCCAGGCAGTTTCCCGTGGGGCTTGAGTACGCGATCGTCTACGACACGACGCCCTTTGTCCGCGAATCAATTCATGAGGTGGTTATCGCCATGCGGGACGCGATCATCCTGGTCGCGATTGTGGTGATCGTCTTTCTGCAGAACTGGCGATCCACCTTGATTCCTCTCCTCGCCGTACCTGTTTCGCTCATCGGAACATTCGGTCTGATGGCCGTCGCGGGTTTCAGCCTGAACAATCTGACCCTGTTCGGTCTTGTCTTGGCGGTGGGCATCGTCGTCGATGACGCGATTGTGGTCGTCGAAAACGTCGAGCGGTGGATCGAGAGCGGCCTGTCACCTAAAGAGGCCTCCTACAAGGCCATGAATGAGGTGACCGGCGCGATCATTGCCATCGCCTTCGGCCTTTCGGCGGTGTTCATTCCGACAGCGTTCGTCTCAGGGATCACGGGACAATTTTACCGGCAGTTTGCCCTGACGATCGCAACGTCCACGCTTATTTCGGCGCTGGTATCGCTGACACTCAGTCCGGCCCTTACTGCGATCATGTTGAAACCGGAGGGCGCGAAACGTGACATCCTGAGCCGAATCATCGACCTGGTGCTGGGTTGGTTCTTTCGCGGGTTCAACCGGACCTTCGACTGGACGACTCACACTTACACAAGACTCGTTCGGAGATGCATGCGGGCTTCGGTGATCGCGATGCTCGTTTACTTCGGCCTTCTTGGCGCCACCTACTACGGATTCACGCACGTGCCGACCGGGTTTATCCCCAATCAGGACAAGGGCTACCTGCTCATCAATGTTCAATTGCCGGACTCCGCATCGATTGAACGCACCCGATCTGTCCTGGCACGGGTGGAGCAGATCGCTCGCGAGACACCGGGTGTCAAGCATTCGGTGGGCGTTTCAGGTCAGTCATTTCTCCTCAATGCGAACGGGTCGAATTTCGCTTCGATGTTCGCGGTCCTGGATAGTTTTCATAATCGCAATTCTCAGGAGCTCTCCGCTGATGCGATTGCGAATCAGCTTCGCCGTCGGTACTTCGCTGAAATCCAGGAGGCCATGGTATCGATCTTCGGCGCGCCACCTGTGGATGGACTTGGAAATGCCGAGGGATTCAAGATCATGATCGAAGATCGCGGCGGCGCGGGGCTGCCGGCGTTGCAGGCTCAGGCGGACAATGTCGTGACCGTCGGCAATCAGCAGCCGGGCCTCGTCGGTCTCTTCACTCAATTTCGAGCGGACACTCCGCAGCTTTACGTCGACATCGACCGCACCAAATGCAAGACCCTTGGCGTTCCGCTGGACGAGGTCTTCAATACGCTTCAGGTTTTCCTTGGAGGGTACTACGTCAACGACTTCAACCGATTCGGGCGCACATGGCAGGTCAACCTACAGGCCGCGGGGCCCTTTCGTGCGGACCCGGAGGACGTCAAGAAACTCAAGGTTCGTAACGGCGCGGGTGACATGGTGCCGATCGGTACGCTTGCAACCGTGCGGGATTCCAGCGGCCCCGTGCTGATAACACGATATAACATGTATCCTGCGGCGACAATCAACGGCGCGTCGATGCCTGGCTACAGCTCGGGCGAAGCGATCAGCACCATGGAGGCCATCGCCGGCAGCGAACTACATCGCTCCGTCTCATTTGAATGGACCGAGCTGACCCTCATAGAAATTCTCGCGGGCAATACGGCGATCTTCATCTTTCCGTTGTGCGTCCTCTTTGTTTTCCTGACGCACTCCGCCGAGTACGAAAGTTTCGCTTTACCGCTTGGCATCATCATGATCGTGCCCATGAGCATGTTGTGTGCGCTGATCGGCGTCTCTCTACGCGGCATGGATAACAACATCTTCACGCAGATCGCCTTCATCGTGCTTGCGGGTCTTGCCTGTAAGAATGCCGTATTAATTATTGAGTTCGCCAAGCAGCAGCATGATGCGGGCATGTCGGTATTCGAGTCGGCGGCCGAGGCGGCACGGCTGCGGTTGCGGCCGATTTTCATGACTTCGTTTACCTTCGTTCTCGGCGTCGTGCCGTTGATGATCGCGACGGGGGCGGGTCATGAAATGCGACAGACGCTCGGCACGGCGGTGTTTTCCGGCATGCTCGGCGTGACTCTGTTCGGCATTTTCCTCACTCCGGTTTTCTACTTTGTCATTCAATCCGCCGCTTTGAAGTTGCGGCCGGGTCATGCCCATGGACCGGTGGAATCGAGCGAACCGCCGGAAGTCGATGGCGCCACGAATCACAGCGAGTGA
- the eno gene encoding phosphopyruvate hydratase → MSTEIVHVHGREVLDSRGNPTVEAVVVLEDGSAGQAIVPSGASTGEYEAVELRDGDKNRYLGKGVLLAVENVNNKLSECVIGMDAMDQEEVDAAMIDLDGSANKSHLGANAILAVSLAVAKAASESCDLPLFRYLGGCHAHVVPVPMMNILNGGKHADSTVDFQEFMIQPWGAPNFREALRWGAEIFHTLKKVLYEKDHNTSVGDEGGYAPNLKSNDEAFEVIATAVEKAGYKLGEQIWFALDPAATEMANEAGAKNKYKFYKSNPNRVVSSEELTDYWAEKAKQWPICSIEDGLAEDDWDGWCKLTARLGDKLQLVGDDIFVTNTKRLQQGIDKKAANSILIKVNQIGTLTETLAAINMAIRNGWTAVISHRSGESEDTTIADIAVATNAGQIKTGSLSRTDRLAKYNQLLRIEEHLGDQAVYGGKYWNKG, encoded by the coding sequence ATGAGCACCGAAATTGTACACGTCCACGGCCGCGAGGTTCTCGACTCCCGCGGCAACCCGACCGTCGAGGCGGTGGTCGTCCTGGAAGACGGCTCTGCCGGCCAGGCGATCGTCCCTTCCGGCGCTTCAACCGGCGAATACGAGGCGGTGGAGCTGCGCGACGGGGACAAGAATCGCTATCTTGGCAAGGGCGTCCTTCTGGCCGTGGAAAACGTCAACAACAAGCTATCCGAGTGCGTCATTGGCATGGACGCAATGGATCAGGAAGAGGTCGACGCGGCGATGATCGACCTCGACGGCTCAGCCAACAAGAGCCACCTCGGGGCCAATGCGATCCTTGCGGTCTCCCTGGCCGTGGCGAAGGCCGCCTCAGAGTCGTGCGACCTGCCGCTCTTTCGCTATCTCGGCGGGTGCCATGCCCATGTCGTGCCCGTACCCATGATGAACATCCTCAACGGCGGCAAGCATGCCGACAGCACCGTTGATTTTCAGGAATTCATGATTCAACCGTGGGGCGCGCCGAATTTCCGTGAGGCCCTGCGATGGGGCGCGGAAATCTTTCACACGCTGAAGAAGGTCCTGTACGAGAAGGACCACAACACCTCGGTGGGCGATGAGGGCGGCTACGCGCCCAACCTGAAGTCAAACGATGAGGCCTTTGAAGTCATTGCCACGGCCGTCGAAAAGGCCGGCTACAAGCTCGGCGAGCAGATATGGTTCGCCCTCGACCCGGCCGCCACCGAAATGGCCAACGAGGCCGGCGCCAAGAACAAATACAAGTTCTACAAGAGCAATCCCAACCGCGTCGTCAGCTCCGAGGAGTTGACCGACTATTGGGCGGAGAAGGCCAAGCAGTGGCCGATTTGCAGCATCGAGGACGGCCTCGCCGAAGACGACTGGGACGGCTGGTGCAAGCTTACCGCCAGGCTGGGCGATAAGCTGCAACTCGTCGGCGACGACATCTTTGTGACGAATACGAAGCGGCTTCAGCAGGGCATCGACAAAAAGGCCGCCAACAGCATTCTCATCAAAGTGAATCAGATCGGCACGCTGACCGAGACCCTCGCCGCCATCAACATGGCCATCCGAAACGGATGGACCGCGGTCATCAGTCATCGCAGCGGAGAATCCGAAGACACCACCATCGCCGACATCGCCGTCGCCACAAATGCCGGACAGATCAAGACCGGCAGCCTGTCGCGGACCGATCGGCTGGCCAAGTACAACCAGCTCCTCCGAATCGAAGAGCACCTCGGCGACCAGGCGGTCTACGGCGGCAAATACTGGAACAAGGGTTAG
- a CDS encoding B12-binding domain-containing radical SAM protein encodes MNVLLVWPKTPDTFWSFNHVLPFISRKAAHPPLGLMTAAAFLPRDWAIHLVDLNVRPMSDADIAWADYVMISAMIVHVESAKEVIARCIKQGKPVIAGGPLFTTGHERFPEVNHFVLGEAEELMADLVADMRSGTVKKYYLANRKPDVSQTPPPRWDIIRMKDYATMSVQYSRGCPFNCEFCDIIVMNGRVPRVKSPEQMVAELDSLVTAGWDGPVFVVDDNFIGHKVKAKSLLRAIIAWRQKHRMKITFLTEASLNVADDGELLELLAQAGFKKLFIGIESPSEESLGECSKVQNAGRDLVADVKKIQAAGLEVMGGFIVGFDNDKESIFERQWRFIQEAGVVTAMVGLLTALPETQLFKRLQKEGRLLGHSTGNNLDAVLNFVPKLDRETLLQGYRDLVCRLYMPREYYRRILTFLRQYKPTGPKTPITVLDVRAFLHSMWAMGVVGSGRFAFWRFVTRAFIFHRRAFAEAMGMAIMGYHFRRVARSI; translated from the coding sequence ATGAACGTACTGCTCGTCTGGCCAAAGACGCCGGACACGTTTTGGAGTTTCAACCATGTCCTGCCTTTCATCTCTCGAAAGGCCGCCCACCCGCCGCTTGGTCTGATGACCGCGGCCGCGTTCCTGCCGCGAGATTGGGCGATTCACCTCGTGGACCTGAACGTCCGTCCGATGAGCGACGCTGACATTGCATGGGCCGATTACGTGATGATCTCGGCCATGATTGTCCACGTTGAGTCCGCGAAGGAAGTCATCGCTCGGTGCATCAAACAGGGAAAGCCGGTCATCGCGGGCGGCCCGTTGTTTACGACCGGTCACGAGCGTTTTCCTGAGGTCAATCACTTTGTTCTTGGCGAGGCTGAAGAGCTGATGGCGGACCTCGTCGCCGACATGCGCTCCGGTACGGTCAAGAAATACTATCTGGCGAATCGCAAGCCCGACGTCTCCCAGACGCCGCCGCCTCGCTGGGACATCATCCGCATGAAGGACTATGCGACCATGTCGGTGCAGTATTCACGAGGCTGCCCGTTCAACTGCGAGTTTTGCGACATCATTGTGATGAACGGTCGTGTGCCGCGCGTCAAGTCGCCGGAGCAGATGGTCGCCGAGTTGGATTCGCTCGTCACGGCAGGCTGGGACGGGCCGGTTTTTGTCGTTGACGACAACTTCATCGGGCACAAGGTCAAGGCAAAATCACTGCTCCGAGCGATCATCGCATGGCGTCAGAAGCATCGGATGAAGATCACATTCCTGACCGAAGCTTCGCTGAACGTGGCGGACGATGGGGAACTACTTGAATTGCTGGCTCAGGCCGGCTTCAAAAAGCTCTTCATCGGGATCGAGAGTCCCTCGGAGGAGAGCCTCGGTGAGTGCTCGAAGGTGCAGAACGCGGGGCGCGATCTTGTCGCGGATGTGAAGAAGATTCAGGCGGCCGGCCTGGAAGTCATGGGCGGGTTCATCGTGGGATTTGATAACGACAAGGAGAGCATTTTCGAGCGGCAGTGGCGGTTCATTCAGGAGGCGGGCGTCGTCACGGCGATGGTGGGATTACTGACTGCGCTGCCGGAAACGCAACTCTTCAAGCGGCTTCAAAAGGAGGGGAGGCTTTTGGGCCACAGCACGGGCAATAATCTTGACGCCGTGCTGAATTTTGTGCCCAAGCTGGATCGAGAGACACTGCTGCAAGGCTATCGCGATCTGGTGTGCCGGCTCTACATGCCGCGGGAGTATTACCGACGCATACTTACGTTTCTGCGACAGTACAAGCCCACCGGCCCGAAGACGCCGATCACGGTGCTCGACGTACGAGCGTTCCTGCATTCAATGTGGGCGATGGGCGTAGTCGGGTCGGGCAGGTTCGCCTTTTGGCGATTCGTGACGCGGGCATTTATCTTTCATCGACGGGCATTCGCCGAGGCGATGGGGATGGCCATCATGGGGTACCACTTTCGCCGCGTGGCACGGTCGATCTAG